CTGGTTCAGACACTATGAGCCGGGAGTGCCTCGCACGCTGGATTTCCCGTCGCAACCCATCTACGGCTTCCTCGATCAAAGCGCGCGCAAGTACCCGAACAACCCGGCCTTGATCCAGGTCGGCCCCAAGTTCGACAACCGCATCACCTACCGGCAACTGGACGACCTCTCCGATCGGTTCGCCAAGGCGTTGATCGAACGCGGTTTCCACCGCGGCGACAGGGTGGCGATTATGCTGCCCAACAACCCCCAGTACGTGGTCGCCGCCTACGGCATCTGGAAGGCCGGAGGGATCCTGGTTCAGGTCAACCCGCTGTACAAGGGCCGCGACCTTGCCTTCGTCCTGAAGGACTCCGGGGCGCGGTACGCCGTGGGGATCTCCCGGCTCTACAAGGACCTGCACGAGGTCAGGCCGCACACCGACCTGCAGACCGTGTTCGTCACGAACGTCCACGACTTCTTCCCCGGGAAGTGGCGATTGCTCTATGGGATGCTCAAGGCGAAGAAGGAAGGCGACGTAATGCCCGAGGGGCCCGGCATCGTGCCGTTCCGGGAGGCGCTGCGCGCCCAGCGTCTCGAGCAGAGGCCGGTCATCAGCCCCGATGACGCGGCCGTCCTGCAGTACACAGGAGGGACCACCGGCATCCCCAAGGCCGCCACGCTCACCCACCGCAACCTAGTGTGCAACTGCCTGCAGGCGCGCTCGTGGCTGACCGACCTGAGAGAGGGCGACGAGCGCCTCCTGTCGGTCGTACCGTTCTTCCACGTCTACGGCCTGACGATCTGCATGAACCTGAGCGTGGCCATCGGCGCGACCAACATCATGCTGCTGATGCGGATGTTCGAGGTGAAGACCGTGGTGGAGGCGGTGCCGAAATACCGTCCCACGATCTTTCCCGGTGTGCCGGCGATGTACCTGGCGATCAATCAGCTGCGCGGCGTCGAGAAGTACAACCTGAAGTCCATACGCGCCTGCGTCTCGGGGGCCGCGCCGCTGCCGGTGGAGGTGCAGCGCCGCTTCGAGGAGCTCACCGGCGGCCGGCTGGTGGAGGGGTTTGGGATGTCCGAGGCCTCTCCGCTCACCCACGGCAACCCTGTCTACGGCACGCGCAAGGAAGGCTCCATCGGGATTCCGATTCCCTCAACCGACGCGAAGATCGTTGACACCGAGACCGGGACCCGCGATCTCCCTCCCGGCGAGATCGGCGAGATGGTCGTCCGCGGCCCGCAGGTCATGAAGGGCTACTGGAACAACCCCGGGGAGACCGACCACACGATCCGGAACGGCTGGCTGTACACCGGCGATATCGCCCGCATGGACGACGATGGATACTTCTACATCGAGGACCGCAAGAAGGACATGGTGAACATGGGCGGCCTCAAAGTCTTCCCGCGTGAGATCGAGGAGGTGCTCTACGAGCACCCCAGGGTGAGGGACGTGGCCGTGGCCGGGATCCGGCACCGCCTCCGCGGCGAGATGCTGGTCGCCCACATCGTGCCGAAGGAGGTGGGGGACGCGCGGGCGCTGGCACGCGAACTGCGCGACTTCTGCGCGCAGCGCCTGTCGGCCTACAAGGTGCCCCGGCGGTTTGAGATCGTGAGCGAGATCCCCAAGACGCTGCTCGGCAAGGCGTTGCGAAGGGAAATCCGGGAACGAGAGCAGCTCAGGGGCGAGCTGCCGGAGGAGGAGTAGCGTCTGGGGCCGCCCGGCGCCTGGGACCGCCCGGCCCCTGAGCACGCGCCGCCTGTTCTGCGGCTGCCTTTCCCTCGGCTACCTGTTCCGCACCAGCCGGACCCGCTGCGGCGGCCAGTAGATCAGCGCCGCCTGCCCTACCACTTGTGCTCGGTTGAGGAAGCCGAAGGCTCTGCTGTCTTCGCTGTTGTTGCGGTTGTCCCCCAGGACGAAGAACGAGCCCGCGGGCACTGTCTCCGGCCCGTAATCACCCGACGGGGTGCCATTCACATACATCTCCTCGACCGCGGTGCCGTTGACGTTCAGGTGGCCGCTCTTGATCTCTACCTTGTCGCCCGGGACTGCGACGACCCGCTTGATGTAGTTGCGGCCCGGGTCGCGGGGATAGCGCAGCACGATCACGTCGCCCCTATTGGGTTCGCGGATCCGGTAGACGAGCTTGTTGACCAGCACCCGATCGTGCGGCAACAGGGTGGGTTCCATTGAGTACTGCTCGACCTGGAAGGCCTGGGCCACGCCGACCATCACCAGTTGGGCCAGCACAAACGCGACCACAAGCGTCTTGGCGAAGTCGAGCACACCTCGGCCCGTGCGGCGCCAGTCTACTGGGAGCCGGCCCAGCCATTCTCGGAGCAGTGTGAGCATCCTCAGTACCATGCTTTGTGCGACCGGGTCACCGGGTGTGCCTGATGATGTGGCGGAGGGGGTGGGATTTGAACCCACGAGGCAGGTTTGTAGCCCGCCTACACGCTCTCCAGGCGTGCCGATTCAACCGCTCTCGCACCCCTCCGGAGAACCGATCCCAGTATACCCGGTTTCGCCACGCGTGGCACCGGCCTTGTACCCGGTTTCGCCGCGTGTGGCACCGGCCTAGCGACCCCCCTCCACCGGGGACGCGAACCGGTACCCGAACCCCCGCGCGGTCACTATGATCGTCGGCAGAGCAGGGTCTCGCTCTATCTTGGCGCGCAGCATGTGGACGTATTTCTTGACGTCCTCTGCCGCCGCGGCATCGCGGTCCGGCCAGATCGCAGCCAGGATCTCCTCGGTGGGGAACACCCTGCCCGGCCGGGACGCCAGCAGGCGCAGCAGCTCATACTCTTTGGGCGAGAGAGCCACCGGGCGGCCCCGGACCGTTACCTCCTTGCGTTCGTCGTCCAGGATCACCTCGGCGGTTCGGATCACCCTTGGCGCAGATGCCTGGCAGCGGCGCATCACCGCCTGGATGCGCGCGTCCAGCTCGCGCAGATCAAACGGCTTGGTGATGTAGTCGTCCGCGCCTGACTCCAACCCGGCGACCTTGTCCTGGGCGCTGTCGTGCACGGTCACCATGATCACCGGCACCTGGCTGAACTTCCGTAGCGCCTCCAGCACCCTCCAGCCGTCCATCACCGGCAGGTTGACGTCCAGCAGCACCAGGTCCGGATCCCCGGCGGCGGCGGCTTCGAGCGCCCGGGCACCATCCCCGGCGGATGCCACGTCGTGGCCCTTGGCGCGCAGGTACCGCACCAGGAGGTCCCTGGACCGGGCGTCGTCCTCAACAACCAGGATTCTCATGCCCCGTCTCCTGCCGGCACGGTGAAGGCCGGCAGGGTGAATGTGAACCGCGTGCCGCCTCCTGCCGCGCGTTCGAACCAGACCCGCCCTCCGTGGAGTTCGACGTAGCGCTTCACCACCGCCAGTCCCAGGCCGATGCCGTCAATCTCGCGACGCGCCGGATGCCCTGCCCGCTGGAACGGTTCGAAGACCTCGTGCTCGTGCCCCTTTGGGATGCCTGTTCCGGTGTCGGTCACCTCGAAGACGGCCAGCCCGTTGCGGTTCGCGGCCGTCACGGTGATCTTCCCCTGCTCGGTGTACTTGACGGCATTGTGCAACAGGTTGATCAGAATCTGCCGGAGCATGGTCTCGTCTGCCGCCACGGTCGCCGTGCCGGCGACCTCCACGGTCAATCCCTTCTGGCGCACGAGATGCGCGACGTTCCGGCAGGCCTGCTCGATGACCGCGGCCGCGTCCACGCGGCCGGCCTGGGGTTGGATCCCTCCTGCCTCCAGCGCCGAGTAGCGCAGGATGCCCTCGATCAGGTGCAGGAGGTGGTCACCGGCGGCCAGCAGCGCCTCCAGGTCCTTGCGCTGCGCCAGGGTTATAGGGCCGTCTATCTCCTCCAGCAGCAGTTGCGCATAGGCACGCACCGCGTGCAGCGGGGTCTTCAGTTCGTGGCTCATCGCCGCGGTGAACTCGTCCTTAATCTGGTTGGCCTTCCGGAGCGCTACGTTGACGCGTGCCAGCTCCCGGTCGCGCGTCTCGATCGCGGACGCCATGGTGTTGAGTTCGTCGGCCAGGAGCTGCAGCTCGTCCCCGCCCCCGGCCTCCACGCGCGCGGAGTAATCGCCGCGGCGGATCAGGCGTATCACCGTGTTCATGCGGGCCAGCGGCCCGAGGATCGCGCGCCGCAGGGCGAACGCGGCCGCCACGCCGCCGCCGGCCATCAGCAGGCTGGCCAGGAGAATCCGCTCGGTCTCCGCCCTGATACGGCTGTGCACGTCTGCCAGGGGAAACCCAATGCGCACGTAGGTCTGCCGTTCGAGCGGGTAGTCGGGGACCGCCCTGAAGATATCGAGGTACGCCGTGCCGCCTCGGGTCCGGCGCTCCTCCACGGCGAACGGCCGCACGAGCGGGCCGGTGGGGACCGCCAGCGCGTAGCGGCCGTCGGTGAAGCGCACCTCGCCGTCCCGGATGATCTGCGCGTAGAGGACCGTTCCTGCCACGAGCCGTCGTGTGAGCCTGCTGGAAGTGGGCGCCTCCGAAAGGCCCTCGGGCGTGGGAAGGAACCGGGAGGCGTCGCGAGCCAGTTCCTCGGCGACGCCCTTCGCCCGGAGTCGCACCTGCTCCAGCAGGGCTCTTTGCAGCCGGTAGGCGGCCAGCGTTCCGAAAGTGGCGGCGAAGAGCACCGACAGTCCCACGAACGCCAGGACGAACTTGCCACCGAGGCTGAGCCTGGTCACGCCCCCAGTATATTACGTCGCGGCCGTTCCCTCTCTAGCGGTCTGCAGCGATCTGGATGATCTTCCTGGCCGAATCGAGCATCCTGAGCACGGCCTCCATTGTCTGCGACGCCTGGTCCGATGCGTGATGGATATCCACGGTGCCGTCCTGGAAGGATCCCTGCGGACGATTCGCGATCGCGCGCAGTGCCTCGGCGGCCTGCCTGATCGCCCGGCTCACCAGGTCGGCGGCCTGCTCCTCGGGGCGCATGCCGCGGGTTCCCAGCACGCCGGTCGGGCCGACCACGGCTGCGATCTCGGCCGTGGCGGACGCCGGTGCCGGCTGCGGAGTGACGCCTGTGCCGGTTCCTGCCTGGGCCACCAGTTCGGCATGCTTGCGCGCGCTGGCTTCAATCTGTCGCTGCACCGCGGCGATCCACTGCACCTCGGCCGCCTCGCGGATGACGCGGGCCTCGATCAGCAGCGGCCTTACACCCTTGTAGACGTCACCGTTGCCTGCCTGCGCCAGGCGCTGGAAGAGGGGATCCGCGGAGCCCGCCAGCAGGTTGATCGTCTCCTGGATGTAGCGCTGCTGCGCGTCGGCGTCCAGCGCGGTGACCGCCAGCTTGGCCTGCGCTGCCGCGCGGTCAATCTCGGTCAGGGCGGAGGCCAACGCGGTCTTGTCAACTACCAAGACCGGGAGGGGCTCCTCCACGGC
This genomic window from Armatimonadota bacterium contains:
- a CDS encoding long-chain fatty acid--CoA ligase, with product MTQGDRPWFRHYEPGVPRTLDFPSQPIYGFLDQSARKYPNNPALIQVGPKFDNRITYRQLDDLSDRFAKALIERGFHRGDRVAIMLPNNPQYVVAAYGIWKAGGILVQVNPLYKGRDLAFVLKDSGARYAVGISRLYKDLHEVRPHTDLQTVFVTNVHDFFPGKWRLLYGMLKAKKEGDVMPEGPGIVPFREALRAQRLEQRPVISPDDAAVLQYTGGTTGIPKAATLTHRNLVCNCLQARSWLTDLREGDERLLSVVPFFHVYGLTICMNLSVAIGATNIMLLMRMFEVKTVVEAVPKYRPTIFPGVPAMYLAINQLRGVEKYNLKSIRACVSGAAPLPVEVQRRFEELTGGRLVEGFGMSEASPLTHGNPVYGTRKEGSIGIPIPSTDAKIVDTETGTRDLPPGEIGEMVVRGPQVMKGYWNNPGETDHTIRNGWLYTGDIARMDDDGYFYIEDRKKDMVNMGGLKVFPREIEEVLYEHPRVRDVAVAGIRHRLRGEMLVAHIVPKEVGDARALARELRDFCAQRLSAYKVPRRFEIVSEIPKTLLGKALRREIREREQLRGELPEEE
- a CDS encoding response regulator transcription factor — its product is MRILVVEDDARSRDLLVRYLRAKGHDVASAGDGARALEAAAAGDPDLVLLDVNLPVMDGWRVLEALRKFSQVPVIMVTVHDSAQDKVAGLESGADDYITKPFDLRELDARIQAVMRRCQASAPRVIRTAEVILDDERKEVTVRGRPVALSPKEYELLRLLASRPGRVFPTEEILAAIWPDRDAAAAEDVKKYVHMLRAKIERDPALPTIIVTARGFGYRFASPVEGGR
- a CDS encoding HAMP domain-containing histidine kinase; protein product: MTRLSLGGKFVLAFVGLSVLFAATFGTLAAYRLQRALLEQVRLRAKGVAEELARDASRFLPTPEGLSEAPTSSRLTRRLVAGTVLYAQIIRDGEVRFTDGRYALAVPTGPLVRPFAVEERRTRGGTAYLDIFRAVPDYPLERQTYVRIGFPLADVHSRIRAETERILLASLLMAGGGVAAAFALRRAILGPLARMNTVIRLIRRGDYSARVEAGGGDELQLLADELNTMASAIETRDRELARVNVALRKANQIKDEFTAAMSHELKTPLHAVRAYAQLLLEEIDGPITLAQRKDLEALLAAGDHLLHLIEGILRYSALEAGGIQPQAGRVDAAAVIEQACRNVAHLVRQKGLTVEVAGTATVAADETMLRQILINLLHNAVKYTEQGKITVTAANRNGLAVFEVTDTGTGIPKGHEHEVFEPFQRAGHPARREIDGIGLGLAVVKRYVELHGGRVWFERAAGGGTRFTFTLPAFTVPAGDGA
- the lepB gene encoding signal peptidase I, whose protein sequence is MVLRMLTLLREWLGRLPVDWRRTGRGVLDFAKTLVVAFVLAQLVMVGVAQAFQVEQYSMEPTLLPHDRVLVNKLVYRIREPNRGDVIVLRYPRDPGRNYIKRVVAVPGDKVEIKSGHLNVNGTAVEEMYVNGTPSGDYGPETVPAGSFFVLGDNRNNSEDSRAFGFLNRAQVVGQAALIYWPPQRVRLVRNR